Proteins found in one Proteiniborus sp. DW1 genomic segment:
- a CDS encoding ABC transporter ATP-binding protein, producing the protein MKNLLPFMKKYLVFAILSPILMILEVLADIIIPYLMSRIVDVGIVNQDIQYIVKIGIIMIISAILAMTFGVLSSFAGARAGYGFAAEIRQEAFKRVQGFSFANLDKFSVSSLITRLTNDCNTIGQVTMMSLRMAVRAPFMMIFALIMARTINPSLTRVFLVAIPITGIIISIILYKARPLFLKLQTSVDRVNSIIQENLTGIRVVKSFNRQKHEEEKFKARNDFLRNTALQAISLIILLMPALNLIIYSTIIAILWFGGKQVTVGTMGGGELISFITYITQVLVSLMMISMFFMQLLRGSASVSRISEVFNTESEIKEIDQPVEKLEDGSISFHNVSFRYPGSKENVLNHINFSVKSGEILGVIGSTGSSKSTLVQLIPRLYDVTEGSITVGGIDVRKYDIKALRDQVAFVLQKNTLFSGTIRENMQWGSEDATDEQIINVLKQAQAWEFVSKYEDGLDHRVEQGGDNFSGGQKQRLTIARALLKSPKIIILDDSTSAVDMTTDAKIQQAFREELGHVTTIIIAQRISSIQHADRIIVMHEGEIESFGDHKTLLKISPIYREIYESQQKGVVGE; encoded by the coding sequence TTGAAAAATTTATTGCCATTTATGAAAAAATATTTAGTCTTTGCAATTCTTAGCCCTATATTAATGATACTAGAAGTTTTAGCTGATATAATTATTCCTTATCTTATGTCACGAATAGTAGATGTTGGAATAGTAAATCAGGATATTCAGTATATAGTGAAAATAGGTATTATAATGATAATATCTGCGATACTTGCCATGACTTTTGGTGTACTTAGCTCTTTTGCTGGAGCTAGAGCAGGATATGGATTTGCTGCTGAAATCAGACAAGAGGCTTTTAAGAGAGTTCAAGGGTTTTCCTTTGCGAATCTTGATAAGTTCTCAGTATCTTCTCTTATAACAAGATTAACTAATGATTGTAATACTATAGGTCAGGTTACTATGATGAGTTTGCGTATGGCTGTAAGGGCTCCCTTTATGATGATATTTGCTCTTATTATGGCTAGAACAATAAATCCGTCATTGACAAGAGTATTTCTAGTGGCAATACCAATTACAGGTATAATTATTAGTATAATATTGTATAAAGCTAGACCGCTATTTCTAAAATTACAGACTAGTGTAGACAGAGTAAATAGTATCATACAAGAAAACTTAACTGGCATAAGAGTTGTAAAGTCTTTTAATAGACAAAAACATGAGGAAGAAAAATTTAAAGCTAGAAATGACTTTTTGAGAAATACAGCACTTCAAGCAATTTCACTAATCATTTTACTTATGCCTGCTTTAAATTTAATAATATATTCTACAATCATAGCAATACTATGGTTTGGTGGAAAGCAGGTGACTGTAGGAACAATGGGTGGTGGAGAGTTAATATCCTTCATAACATATATTACTCAAGTTCTGGTGTCACTTATGATGATTTCAATGTTTTTCATGCAATTATTAAGAGGCTCAGCTTCAGTAAGCAGAATTTCTGAGGTATTTAATACTGAATCAGAGATTAAGGAAATTGATCAGCCTGTGGAGAAATTAGAAGATGGTTCTATTAGTTTCCATAATGTTAGTTTCCGCTATCCAGGAAGCAAAGAAAATGTATTAAATCATATTAACTTTAGTGTAAAATCTGGTGAAATTCTTGGCGTTATTGGTTCTACTGGTTCTTCTAAATCTACATTAGTTCAGTTGATACCTAGGTTATATGATGTAACAGAAGGCTCAATTACTGTTGGAGGTATAGACGTTAGAAAATATGATATTAAAGCACTTCGTGATCAAGTAGCATTTGTTCTGCAGAAAAATACATTGTTCTCAGGCACCATTCGTGAAAATATGCAATGGGGAAGTGAAGATGCTACAGATGAGCAAATAATAAATGTACTTAAACAAGCACAGGCTTGGGAATTTGTTTCAAAGTATGAGGATGGCTTAGACCATAGAGTTGAACAGGGCGGCGACAACTTCTCTGGTGGTCAGAAGCAGAGACTTACCATTGCTAGGGCTTTGCTAAAGTCACCTAAGATTATAATACTTGACGACTCTACAAGTGCTGTAGATATGACTACAGATGCAAAAATTCAGCAGGCTTTTAGAGAAGAGTTAGGTCACGTAACTACAATTATAATTGCTCAAAGAATTTCTTCTATTCAACATGCTGACAGAATAATTGTAATGCATGAAGGGGAAATAGAATCATTCGGAGACCATAAAACTTTATTGAAAATATCACCTATCTATAGGGAGATATACGAATCACAGCAGAAAGGAGTGGTCGGAGAATGA
- a CDS encoding MarR family transcriptional regulator yields MIETDVAMQLRETYQKITQILQHKVDEYGLTFGLLFLTMLIDKKPDASQKELAKIMRFTEGAMSGAVKRLINLKMIEQVPLESDMRYNRLVVTELGKSMIDDYRDYVVKIYQDMFKGFSQEELSKLNEVLAKLNHNLTNMDIHNDLDDIIE; encoded by the coding sequence ATGATTGAAACCGATGTAGCAATGCAATTACGAGAGACTTATCAAAAGATAACTCAGATACTGCAACATAAAGTTGATGAATATGGACTAACCTTTGGTCTTTTATTTTTAACTATGCTTATTGATAAGAAACCTGATGCAAGTCAAAAAGAATTAGCAAAAATAATGAGGTTTACTGAAGGGGCCATGAGTGGTGCAGTTAAAAGATTAATAAATCTTAAAATGATTGAACAAGTTCCTCTGGAATCAGATATGAGATATAACAGACTGGTTGTAACAGAATTAGGAAAGTCCATGATAGATGACTATAGGGATTATGTAGTTAAAATATATCAGGACATGTTTAAAGGCTTTAGCCAAGAAGAGTTGTCAAAGCTTAATGAAGTCTTAGCAAAGTTAAATCATAATTTAACAAATATGGATATTCATAATGACTTAGATGACATAATAGAGTAG
- a CDS encoding D-alanyl-D-alanine carboxypeptidase has product MSRKLKRKKTRLRSFITLTIVVVIAIFVYKSVISPENQHKSENKHGDNIVQIPVLDTEPDISVSISSDNLYSPNAILLSLKDQTILMQKNIEGRVYPASLTKMMTAIIAIENLTDLKEEIELTDSMFQGLYEANASMAGFQPGEKVRAIDLIYGALLPSGAESCIGLAHQVAGSEQAFVRMMNQKAAELGMTNTNFKNTTGLHDKNHYTTVEDLAILLSYALQNDTYRDVFTSSRYSTQPTNKHPDGITFYSTMFEKLKLNDQSIVTGEILGGKTGFTDKAGLCLASLAKVDKKEYILITVGAKGNQYTEQYNITDALNVYNSIGK; this is encoded by the coding sequence ATGTCACGAAAATTAAAAAGGAAAAAGACAAGATTACGCAGTTTTATAACATTAACAATAGTGGTTGTCATTGCTATTTTTGTTTATAAATCTGTCATTTCTCCTGAAAACCAGCATAAGTCTGAGAATAAGCATGGTGATAATATAGTACAGATTCCTGTGCTAGACACAGAACCTGATATATCTGTTTCTATATCTTCAGATAATCTTTATAGTCCTAATGCAATTCTACTAAGTTTAAAAGATCAAACTATTCTGATGCAAAAAAATATTGAAGGGAGGGTTTATCCAGCTTCATTGACAAAAATGATGACAGCCATTATTGCAATAGAAAATTTGACTGATTTGAAGGAAGAGATCGAACTTACCGATTCTATGTTTCAGGGGCTCTACGAAGCTAATGCATCAATGGCAGGATTCCAGCCAGGTGAGAAAGTAAGAGCCATTGACCTAATATACGGAGCTTTGCTTCCTAGTGGCGCAGAATCTTGCATAGGGCTTGCACATCAAGTAGCTGGTTCTGAGCAAGCTTTTGTGAGAATGATGAATCAAAAAGCAGCAGAACTAGGTATGACCAATACTAATTTTAAAAATACGACTGGACTTCACGATAAAAATCACTATACAACAGTTGAAGATTTGGCTATTCTTCTAAGCTATGCATTGCAAAATGATACTTATCGTGATGTTTTTACGTCATCCCGTTATTCCACACAACCTACCAATAAACACCCTGACGGGATAACCTTTTATAGTACTATGTTTGAAAAACTCAAACTCAACGATCAAAGTATTGTGACTGGTGAAATTTTAGGGGGAAAAACAGGGTTTACAGATAAGGCTGGTCTATGTCTCGCCAGTCTTGCCAAAGTGGATAAAAAAGAATATATTCTGATTACAGTTGGTGCTAAAGGCAACCAATATACTGAACAGTATAATATTACTGATGCATTGAATGTATACAACAGCATAGGAAAATAA